Proteins found in one Thalassomonas actiniarum genomic segment:
- the pheS gene encoding phenylalanine--tRNA ligase subunit alpha — MNLDDIILQAEQAVAAATDPTALDQVRVNFLGKKGLLTEQLKSLGKLPPEEKPKAGQLINQAKQKVQQLINARGELLRAEQIKAKLAAESIDVTLPGRDNDLGGLHPVTRTIERIESFFGDLGFTVKSGPEVEDDFHNFDALNIPEHHPARADHDTFYFNPKLVLRTQTSGVQIRTMEVEKPPLRIISPGKVYRNDYDQTHTPMFHQVEGLMVDKDISFTHLKGILHDFLHNFFEEDLEIRFRPSYFPFTEPSAEVDVKGKNGKWLEILGCGMVHPNVLRSVGIDPEVYTGFAFGMGVERLTMLRYGVNDLRSFFENDLRFLKQFK, encoded by the coding sequence ATGAACTTAGACGACATTATTTTGCAGGCGGAACAAGCTGTCGCTGCTGCAACCGATCCAACGGCACTTGATCAAGTGCGAGTTAATTTTTTGGGTAAAAAGGGATTACTTACCGAACAGTTAAAATCTTTAGGTAAATTACCACCGGAAGAAAAACCCAAAGCAGGTCAGTTGATTAACCAGGCAAAGCAAAAAGTACAACAACTGATCAATGCTCGCGGTGAGTTATTACGCGCCGAGCAGATCAAAGCAAAACTTGCCGCCGAATCTATTGATGTCACTTTGCCGGGTCGTGACAATGACTTGGGTGGATTGCACCCGGTTACCCGTACTATCGAGCGTATCGAAAGCTTTTTCGGCGATCTGGGTTTTACGGTAAAATCCGGTCCGGAAGTTGAAGATGACTTCCATAACTTCGATGCCCTGAATATTCCCGAGCATCATCCGGCCCGTGCCGATCATGATACCTTTTACTTTAACCCTAAACTGGTATTAAGAACGCAAACCTCCGGGGTACAAATCCGTACCATGGAAGTGGAAAAGCCGCCGCTGCGTATCATTTCGCCGGGCAAGGTATACCGCAACGATTACGATCAAACCCATACTCCTATGTTTCACCAGGTAGAAGGTTTGATGGTAGATAAAGACATCAGCTTTACCCATTTAAAAGGGATATTGCACGATTTCTTACATAACTTTTTTGAAGAAGATCTGGAAATTCGTTTCCGCCCTTCATATTTCCCGTTCACTGAGCCTTCGGCAGAAGTGGATGTGAAAGGCAAAAACGGCAAATGGCTGGAGATCTTGGGCTGTGGCATGGTGCACCCCAATGTGCTGCGCAGTGTCGGCATCGACCCGGAAGTTTACACCGGTTTTGCCTTTGGTATGGGGGTAGAGCGTCTTACCATGTTGCGCTACGGCGTTAACGACTTACGCTCATTTTTTGAAAATGATCTTCGCTTCTTAAAACAGTTCAAGTAG
- a CDS encoding substrate-binding periplasmic protein, with the protein MNNVSTVKAQGEKAQQTLTIHISSICPFQCLPSEYNGSRGIFYDISERIFSAAGYNLLPVYAPFSRAILLAQQGKLDVVTTLYKDEVAGLLYPEEYISYGKEMFFVRSDDPWRYTGLSSLADLQVSGDRVLVAHGYDYGDSAFKQFIKETPELFLVLGGGNTFERAVHLLLNKRVRVVVFDRSVMAYSLARLQLEGEIIPAGAVHQGKKLYIGISAKTADAGQIMKIFDAGLKQFKSSRDYQLLLAKYNINFL; encoded by the coding sequence ATGAATAATGTCTCAACGGTTAAAGCTCAAGGTGAAAAAGCGCAGCAAACCTTAACCATTCATATCAGCAGTATCTGCCCGTTTCAATGCTTGCCCTCGGAATATAATGGTAGCAGGGGAATATTTTATGATATCAGCGAGCGTATCTTTAGTGCGGCAGGTTATAACTTGCTTCCGGTATATGCCCCGTTTTCCAGGGCTATCTTGCTGGCGCAGCAGGGAAAGCTGGATGTTGTGACTACCCTGTATAAAGACGAAGTTGCCGGGTTACTGTATCCGGAGGAATATATCAGTTATGGCAAAGAAATGTTTTTTGTCCGCTCGGACGATCCCTGGCGATATACCGGCTTATCTTCCCTGGCTGATTTGCAAGTCAGTGGTGACAGGGTTTTGGTTGCCCATGGCTATGATTATGGCGATAGTGCATTTAAGCAATTTATCAAAGAGACGCCCGAGTTATTTCTTGTCCTGGGAGGAGGCAATACCTTTGAAAGGGCGGTACATCTGTTGCTCAATAAACGTGTCCGGGTGGTGGTCTTTGACCGCTCCGTGATGGCTTATAGCTTAGCCCGGTTGCAATTGGAAGGAGAAATCATTCCTGCCGGGGCTGTGCATCAGGGCAAGAAACTCTATATTGGCATCTCGGCTAAAACGGCTGATGCCGGCCAAATCATGAAAATCTTTGATGCCGGATTAAAACAATTCAAATCAAGCCGGGATTATCAACTATTGCTGGCAAAATACAATATCAACTTCCTGTAG
- a CDS encoding phosphoribosylaminoimidazolesuccinocarboxamide synthase, translating into MSLADKVLAVNNDLPIRTDSAVHSGKVRSVYWLTDEDSRRLIKEKGYDVSEDTPLAIMVISDRISAFDCIWQGEGGMKGVPGKGAALNAISNHWFKLFKENGLADSHILDIPHPFVWIVQKAKPVMIEAICRQYITGSMWRSYTKGERDFCGIALPEGLEKDSKLPELLQTPSTKGILEGIPGVPAVDDVNITRKNIEDNYQAFNFKSLEDISLYEKLLTEGFDVISDALAKLDQIFVDTKFEFGYVKGRDGKDKLIYMDEVGTPDSSRIWDGEQYRAGKVVENSKEGFRQLLLNHFPDPDILLNKDRMAEREALARDNELPESVLMEVSNTYTAIAEKITGEKITLSDNPKAEIISILREQYQLID; encoded by the coding sequence ATGAGTCTTGCGGATAAAGTATTAGCAGTAAATAACGATCTTCCCATTCGTACCGACAGTGCCGTGCACAGCGGTAAGGTACGCTCTGTTTATTGGTTAACGGATGAAGACAGCCGCCGTTTAATCAAAGAAAAAGGCTATGATGTCAGCGAAGATACCCCGCTGGCGATCATGGTGATCAGCGACCGCATTTCAGCCTTCGATTGCATCTGGCAAGGCGAGGGCGGCATGAAAGGTGTCCCGGGCAAAGGGGCTGCTTTAAATGCCATTTCCAACCACTGGTTTAAACTCTTCAAAGAAAACGGCCTGGCAGACAGCCATATCCTGGATATTCCCCATCCTTTTGTATGGATCGTACAAAAAGCAAAACCTGTGATGATCGAAGCTATTTGCCGTCAGTATATCACCGGCTCCATGTGGCGTTCATATACCAAAGGCGAGCGTGACTTCTGCGGTATTGCCTTACCGGAAGGTTTAGAGAAAGACAGCAAGTTGCCTGAACTGTTACAAACCCCGTCAACCAAAGGTATTTTAGAAGGCATTCCCGGTGTGCCTGCGGTAGATGACGTGAACATCACCCGTAAGAATATCGAAGACAACTACCAGGCCTTTAACTTCAAATCCCTCGAGGATATCAGTTTGTATGAGAAGTTATTAACCGAAGGTTTTGATGTGATCTCTGACGCGTTAGCCAAACTGGACCAAATCTTTGTTGATACCAAGTTTGAATTCGGTTACGTCAAAGGCAGAGATGGCAAAGATAAACTTATCTATATGGATGAAGTGGGGACGCCGGACTCTTCCCGTATCTGGGACGGTGAGCAATACCGCGCCGGTAAGGTGGTGGAAAACTCCAAAGAAGGTTTCCGCCAGTTATTGCTTAATCATTTCCCTGATCCGGATATCCTGCTTAACAAAGACCGTATGGCGGAGCGTGAAGCCCTGGCCCGGGATAATGAACTGCCGGAGTCAGTACTGATGGAAGTATCAAATACTTATACTGCTATCGCCGAAAAAATTACCGGGGAGAAAATCACCCTCTCGGATAATCCTAAAGCAGAAATTATCAGCATCTTGCGTGAGCAATACCAGTTAATTGATTAA